In Cucurbita pepo subsp. pepo cultivar mu-cu-16 chromosome LG04, ASM280686v2, whole genome shotgun sequence, the following are encoded in one genomic region:
- the LOC111793193 gene encoding anaphase-promoting complex subunit 10, whose translation MATESSEGEDDVKLTGGNQVLVVEDDLREMGKKAAWSVSSCKPGNGVSALRDDNLETYWQSDGAQPHLVNVQFQKKVKLQLVVLYVDFKLDESYTPSKVSIRAGDGFHNLKEIKTVELVKPTGWVYLSLSGSDPKDTFVNTFMLQIAVLSNHLNGRDTHVRQIKVYGPRPNPIPHQPFQFTSREFITYSTIR comes from the exons ATGGCGACGGAGTCGTCGGAAGGAGAAGACGATGTGAAGCTTACAGGAGGAAATCAAGTTCTCGTGGTTGAAGACGATCTCAGAGAAATGGGGAAAAAGGCCGCTTGGAGTGTTAGCTCGTGCAAACCTGGGAATGGCGTCTCCGCCCTACGCGATGATAACCTTGAAACTTATTGGCA ATCTGATGGCGCTCAACCTCATTTGGTGAACGTTCAATTTCAGAAGAAAGTGAAATTGCAG CTGGTTGTTCTCTACGTAGATTTTAAGCTTGACGAGAGCTACACGCCGAGTAAGGTATCTATACGCGCAGGGGACGGCTTCCATAATTTGAAG GAAATAAAAACCGTGGAGCTCGTTAAGCCAACTGGTTGGGTTTATTTATCATTGTCTGGAAGTGATCCAAA GGATACATTTGTGAACACTTTTATGTTGCAAATTGCTGTTCTATCGAATCACCTCAATGGCAGGGATACTCATGTCCGGCAGATCAAAGTTTACGGGCCTCGACC GAACCCAATTCCTCATCAACCATTTCAATTTACTTCAAGAGAGTTCATCACTTATTCTACTATAAGATGA
- the LOC111792844 gene encoding LOB domain-containing protein 25-like — protein MSSSTYSNSPCAACKFLRRKCLPGCVFAPYFPSEEPQKFANVHKIFGASNVSKLLNEVQPHQREDAVNSLAYEAEARMKDPVYGCVGAISILQRQVIKLQRELDATNANLIRYACSELPAPSSSSQYARRSSSTSHVGSSSTSSYGHYYSGLYFCGPCGDDHDKGEEHK, from the coding sequence ATGTCTTCTTCCACCTACTCCAATTCTCCTTGTGCAGCCTGCAAGTTCCTACGTCGAAAATGTCTTCCGGGCTGCGTTTTCGCGCCCTATTTCCCGTCGGAGGAGCCACAAAAGTTCGCCAACGTCCACAAGATCTTCGGAGCTAGCAATGTCAGCAAATTACTAAACGAAGTCCAGCCACACCAACGGGAGGACGCCGTGAACTCGCTCGCTTACGAGGCCGAGGCGAGGATGAAAGACCCCGTCTACGGCTGCGTCGGCGCCATCTCGATCCTCCAAAGACAAGTCATCAAGCTTCAAAGAGAACTCGACGCTACCAACGCTAACCTCATTCGCTACGCCTGCAGTGAACTCCCCGCCCCGTCATCGTCGTCGCAGTATGCTCGGAGATCGTCATCGACAAGTCACGTCGGAAGCTCGTCGACCTCTAGCTATGGCCATTACTATTCTGGCCTCTACTTTTGTGGCCCTTGTGGAGATGACCATGACAAAGGAGAAGAACACAAGTAA
- the LOC111792313 gene encoding denticleless protein homolog A, with protein sequence MESSRSSSFFQDLSSREFNGFKVRKRPRFAADFALSFKEVGALAIEHNGDQTPPLAVSFCKTLKNSHIFALSDEDGIVSLFNTRSKFSLFSSHQENSENSRICEWEAHRNAVFDVCWLKDDTQMITASGDQSMKLWDVQEMKCIGILRGHKGSVKSISSHPTNHDIIVSGSRDGSFALWDLRIPSCSKVGNKELCLRASAVVKGAHLSPHAKRIRGQKSASKSITSVLYLKDELSVATAGAVDSVVKFWDTRNLKNAITWSQPKSSDKDTRLHGISSLSQDANGSLLSASCMDNRIYLYNVLQLEKGPMKSFSGCQIDSFFVKSVISPDASYLLSGSTDGNAHIWQVDKPHEDPITLTKHNGEVSAVDWSSFEVGKFVTSSDDFTVRIWNSQNSSCSSSKRATSCNRKRIMAMPTLEQAKDSDSSDSPYFDRANGNIMEPNLGTPESKVKRFLSDAALIESFEKSPEATAKSPSSVLTPPSSMKRKTIRDYFLVAS encoded by the exons ATGGAATCTTCAAGATCGTCATCATTCTTCCAAGATCTCAGTTCCAGAGAGTTCAATGGATTCAAAG ttcGAAAGCGGCCGCGATTTGCCGCTGATTTTGCGCTTAGCTTTAAGGAAGTCGGAGCTCTTGCCATTGAACACAACGGGGACCAGACGCCGCCGTTGGCCGTTTCGTTCTGCAAG ACGTTGAAAAATTCTCACATATTTGCACTTTCGGATGAGGATGGGATTGTAAGCCTGTTCAATACTCGCAGCAAATTTTCGTTGTTTTCATCTCATCAGGAAAATTCAG AGAACTCTAGGATCTGTGAATGGGAAGCTCATCGCAATGCCGTGTTTGATGTTTGTTGGCTTAAG GACGATACTCAAATGATCACAGCTTCGGGTGATCAATCT ATGAAGCTATGGGATGTTCAGGAAATGAAATGCATAGGAATATTGAGAGGGCACAAAGGAAGTGTGAAATCTATATCATCTCACCCAACTAATCATG ATATAATTGTATCTGGTTCTAGAGATGGCTCGTTTGCTCTTTGGGACTTGAGAATCCCTTCATGTTCCAAAGTTGGCAATAAGGAGCTGTGCTTGCG GGCAAGTGCTGTAGTGAAAGGAGCCCATCTTTCACCTCATGCAAAGCGCATCAGGGGTCAAAAG TCTGCTTCGAAGAGTATAACTTCAGTTCTTTATCTAAAGGACGAACTCTCTGTAGCCACAGCTGGTGCAGTGGATAG TGTAGTGAAGTTCTGGGatacaagaaatttgaaaaatgcaATCACTTGGAGCCAACCCAAATCCAGTGACAAG GATACGAGATTACATGGTATATCTAGCTTATCCCAAGACGCAAATGGGTCACTTCTTTCAGCATCTTGCATGGACAATAG AATATATTTGTACAATGTACTTCAGCTGGAGAAGGGTCCTATGAAATCGTTTTCTGGATGCCAAATAGATTCATTCTTTGTAAAG TCTGTGATCAGTCCTGATGCCTCTTACCTTCTCAGTGGTTCTACCGATGGAAATGCCCATATCTGGCAG GTGGATAAGCCTCATGAAGATCCCATCACATTAACGAAACATAATGGAGAAGTTTCGGCGGTGGATTG GTCTTCGTTTGAAGTCGGGAAGTTTGTGACATCTTCGGATGATTTCACG GTTCGGATATGGAATTCCCAAAACAGCAGCTGCAGCTCAAGCAAAAGGGCAACTTCATGCAACCGAAAGAGAATTATGGCAATGCCGACTTTAGAACAGGCCAAAGATTCTGATAGTTCGGATTCTCCATACTTTGACAGAGCCAATGGCAATATCATGGAGCCCAATTTAGGCACTCCTGAATCCAAGGTAAAAAGATTCTTATCAGACGCTGCTTTAATTGAAAGCTTTGAGAAATCTCCTGAAGCCACTGCAAAAAGCCCATCTTCTGTTCTTACTCCTCCTTCCtccatgaaaagaaaaacaatccGAGATTACTTTCTAGTTGCTTCATAA